From Jiangella mangrovi:
CGATCCCCTCGGGGCCGTGGACGTGCGACTGCCCGAACAGCGAGTCCTTCCAGCCTCCGAACGAGTAGTAGGCCATGGGCACCGGGATCGGCACGTTGACGCCGATCATGCCGACCCGCACGCCGCGCTGGAACCGTCGCGCCGCCTCGCCGGAGCTCGTGAAGATCGCGGTGCCGTTGCCGTACGGGTTCGCGTTGATCAGCGCGATCGCCTCGTCGACGTCGGAGGCGCGGACGACGGAGAGCACCGGCCCGAAGATCTCGTCGCGGTACACGTCCATCGACGGCGTGACGTGGTCGAGCACCGTCGGGCCGACGAAGAAGCCGTCCTCGTGGCCTGGCACGACCAGGCCGCGCCCGTCGACGGCCACCGTCGCGCCCTGCTTCTCGCCGGTGTCGACGTAGCCGGCGATGCGGTCGCGTGCGGCGGCCGTAATGACCGGGCCCATCTCGCTGGCCTCGTCGCGGCCCGGCCCGACGCGGACGGCTGCCGCCTTCGCGGCCACGACGTCGACCAGCCGGTCGGCGCCGTCGCCCACCGCCACGGCCGCCGAGATCGCCATGCATCGCTCCCCCGCCGACCCCATGGCCGCGGCCACCAGGTGGTCCGAGGCGTAGTCGAGGTCGGCGTCGGGCAGGACGACGGCGTGGTTCTTCGCGCCGCCGAGCGCCTGCACGCGCTTGCCGTTCGCGCTGGCCCGCTCGTAGATGTAGCGGGCGATCGGGGTCGAGCCGACGAACGACACCGCCGCCACGTCGGGGTGGTCCAGCAGCGCGTCGACGGCGGCCTTGTCGCCGTGCACCACGTTGAAGACGCCCTCGGGCAGGCCCGCCTCGGCCCATAGCGAGGCCACCAGCAGCGACGCCGACGGATCCCGCTCGCTGGGCTTCAGCACGAACGCGTTGCCGCAGGCGATGGCCACCGGGTGCATCCACATCGGCACCATGACCGGGAAGTTGAACGGGGTGATGCCGGCGACCACGCCCAGCGGCTCGCGGAAGCTGTACACGTCGACGCCGGTGGACACCTGGTCGGAGAAGTCACCCTTGAGCAGGTGCGGGATGCCGCAGGCGAACTCGACGACCTCGAGGCCGCGCTGCACCTCGCCGAGCGCGTCGGAGACGACCTTGCCGTGCTCGTCGGCGATGACCTCGGCCAGCTCGCGGGCGTGCCGGTGGACCAGCTCGCGGAACGCGAACAGCACCCGGGTCCGCTGCGACAGCGAGGCCTGCGACCAGTTCTCGAACGCGGATCGGGCCGCCGTGACTGCGACATCGATGTCCCCCGGCTCGGCCAGCAGGACCTCGGCCTGCTGCTCGCCCGTCGCCGGGTTCCACACCGGCGCCGTGCGGGTGGAGCCGGCCCGCGTCGCCGCGCCGCCGATCCAGTGCTCGATCGTCCTCATGCGTCACTCCCGTCCGAAGCCGGCCCGGCCAGCGGCCGCTGCGCCTTCTTCTGCCGCTCGTACTCCGCCCGCGCCGCCCTGGTGGTGTCCAGTGCCGCCGTCTCACTGACGGGGACGTCCCACCAGGCGTCGCTGTCCGGCGCCCCGGCCAGCGGGTCGGTCTCGACGTGGATCAGGACGGGACCGCTGTCGGCCGGCGCCGCCTTCGCGTCGCGCAGCGCCGAGCGCAACTCTGCCACCGTCGTCACCCGGACGACGCGCACCCCCAGGCTGGCGGCGTTGGCGGCAAGGTCGACGGGGAGGACGTCGCCGTCCAGCCGGCCGCTCGCCGCGTCGCGGAACCGGTAGGCCGTCCCGAACCGCTGCGACCCGAGCGACTCCGACAGCGAGCCGATCGAGGCGAAGCCGTGGTTCTGCACGAGCACCACGACGATCTTGATCCGCTCCTGGACGGCGGTGACCAGCTCCTGCGCCATCATCAGGTACGACCCGTCGCCGACCAGCACGAACACGTCGCGGTCGGGGGCCGCCATGCGCACACCCACGCCCGCCGCGATCTCGTAGCCCATGGTCGAGTAGCCGTACTCGACGTGGTAGCCCTTCGGGTCGCGCGTGCGCCACAGCTTGTGCAGCTCGCCGGGCATCGAGCCGGCCGCGTTCACCACGACGTCGCGTGGCCCGCCGGCCTCGTTCACGGCGCCGATGACCTCGGTCTGCGCGGGCAGCGGCTGGTGGCCGGCGGTGTAGGCGGCTTCGACGACGGCGTCCCATTCCGTGTTCGCCCGGGCGGCGCCGGCGCGGTACGACGGCGGCACCTGCCAGCCGGCCAGGGCCTCCGTCAGTGCCTCGAGCGCCGCCCGCGCGTCGGCGACCAGCGGCAGCCCGGCGTGCTTGGCGCCGTCGAACCCGGCGACGTTGACGTTGACGAACCGCACGCCGGGGTCCTGGAACGCCGTCCGCGACGCCGTCGTGAAGTCGCTGTAGCGGGTGCCGATGCCGATGACCACGTCCGCCTCGCGCGCGAACCGGTTGGCGCCCGGCGTCCCCGTCGCCCCGACGGCGCCCAGCGCGAGCGGATGGTCGTACGGCAGGCTGCCCTTGCCGGCCTGGGTCTCGGCGACCGGGATGCCGGTGGCCTCGGCGAACGCCCGCAACGCGTCGGTCGCCTCGCTGTAGATCACCCCGCCGCCGGCGACGATGAGCGGCCGCCGCGCACTTCTGACGACGGAGACGGCGCGGTCCAGCGCGGCCGGCTCCGGAACGGCCCGCGGGACGTGCCAGACGCGCTTCGCGAACAGCTCCGCGGGCCAGTCGTACGCCTCGGCCTGCACGTCCTGCGGCATCGCCAGCGTCACGGCGCCGGTCTCGGCCGGGTCCGTGAGCACGCGCATCGCGCCGAGCAGCGCGGCCGGCAGCTGCTCCGGCCGCCAGACCCGGTCGAAGAACCGCGACACCGGCCGGAACGCGTCGTTGACGGTGACCTCGGGCGCGTGCGGCACCTCGAGCTGCTGCAGGACGGGGTCGGCGACCCGCGTCGCGAACACGTCGCCGGGCAGCAGCAGCACCGGCAGCCGATTGATGGTCGCGACCGCCGCGCCGGTGACCATGTTCGTCGCGCCCGGCCCGATCGAGGACGTGCAGGCCAGCGTCGACAGCCGGTTGCGCATGCGGGCGTAGCCGACGGCGGCGTGCACCATGCCCTGCTCGTTGCGGGCCTGGTGGTACGGCAGCGCTCGCGGGTCGGACAGCTCGGCCTCGAGCAGCGCCTCGCCCAGGCCGGCCACGTTGCCGTGCCCGAAGATGCCGAAGCAGCCCTCGATCAGCCGGTGCTCGACTCCGTCGCGCTCGGTGAACTGCGCGGCCAGGAACCGGACCGTCGCCTGCGCGACCGTCAGCCTCATCGTTCGTCCTCCGTGCGTCCCATCGGGAGTCGCGGGTCGCGCTCGAGCGACGCCCACTCGTCGCGGACCCAGGCGTGCGCGGGGTCGTCGCTGATCAGCCACTCGCGGGTGGCCCCCGGACCGGCCATGACGTTCAGGTAGTACAGGTGGTAGCCGGGCGCGGCCATCGACGGACCGTGCCAGCCGTGCGGCACCAGCACGACGTCGCCGGTGCGCACCTCGGCGACCACGTCGATCGGCCGGTCCTCGGTGCCGTAGACCCGGTGGTAGCCGATGCCCGGGCCGTTCGGGCCGTCGCCGACCTCGAAGTAGTAGATCTCCTCCAGCTCCGACTCCCGGCCGGGCGCGTCGACGTCGTGCTTGTGCGGCGGGTACGACGACCAGTTGCCGGCCGGTGTGATCACCTCGACGGCGATCAGCCGGTCCGCCTCGAACGCGTCGGCGGCGCCGAAGTTGTGCACCTGACGGGTGGAGCTGCCGGCGCCGCGGAGCTCGACGGCGACGGCATCGGCCGCGAGGTAGCGCGCGGCGAGTCTGGTGCGGCACGGTGCGGCCGGCAGTGCGAACCGAGCCCCGTCCGCATCGCTTGCCGCAGCTGTCACCGTCACCACGGAGTCCCGCGGGACGTAGACGGTGTCCGTCGGGCCGCTGAACACGTTCGGCCGGCCCGCCAGCTCGAACCGTTCGCCGTCGACGACGACCGTCCCGCCCCCGCTGAGCGGCAGCACGAACAGCTCCTCGTCGCCGGTGCCGAACTCGTGCGAGTCGCCCGGCCCGAGCTCGAGGACGCGCAGCGACGTCCACCGCCAGCCCTCGACGGCCGACGGCGTCAGCTCGGTCGCGTAGGGGCCGCGGCCCGCGCTGCCGGCCGGCCAGTACCAACGCTCGCTCATAGCAGGCTCACCGCCGTGTCGACCGCCGCCGCGACGTCGCCGTCGGGCGGGTAGAGGAGGGTGCGCCCGACCACCAGGCCGAGCGCCGTCGGCAGCCGGAGGACCTTCTCCCACTGCCGGAACGCCGCGTCCGGGTCCTCGGGCACCTCGCCGCCCAGCAGCACCGCCGGCAGCGTCGACGCCGCGAGCACCCGCTCCATGCCGGCCGGGTCGTCGTCGACCACCGGCAGCTTCAACCAGGTGTACGCCGAGGTGTTGCCCAGACCGGCGGCCACCGTCACCGACCGGATCACCGCCTCGGTCGAGAGGTCGTTGCGCAGCCGGCCGGTCGCGTCTCGGTGCGAGATGAACGGCTCGACCAGCGCGATCGTGTGACGGACGGCGAGCGAGTCGACGGCGCGCGCGCACGCCTCGAGCGCCGGCGCGGTCGCGGGGTCGTCGGGGTCGATGCGCAGCAGCATCTTGCCCATCTCGAACCCCATGGCCGCGATGCCGGCGGCGTCGTAGCCGGTGAACCGGTCGTCGACCTCGAACACCGTCCCGGCCAGGCCGCCGCGGTTCATCGAGCCGACGACCACCTTGCCGTCGAGCGCGCCGAGCAGCAGCAGGTCCTCGAGCACGTCCGCCGTCGCCAGCACGCCGTTGACGCCGGGGCGTTCGAGCGCGACCACCAGCCGGTCCAGCAGCTCGCCGCGGTCGGCCATGGCCAGCGCGTCGGGGCCGGCCCGCAGCGCGCCGCGCGCCGGGTGGTCGGCGGCGATCACCATGAGCTTGCCGGTCGGCCCCAGCAGCCCGTCCGGGCGGCGACGCCGCGCCGCAGCCTCGGCGATGGCGCTCGGCCGGTGGATACGCGTGTCGACGATGGTGCGCAGGCGGTCAGCGGACATCGGCACCCTCCGTCGTGCTGAGGAACGTCACGACCTCGCCCGTCGTCGGCATCGCGTCGGAGCATGCCAGCCGGGTCGCGACGATGGCGCCGGCGGCGTTGGCGAACCTCGTCGCCCGCGCCAGCGGCCAGCCGGAGAGCAGGCCGTGGCACAGCGCGCCGCCGAACGCGTCGCCCGCGCCGAGCCCGTTGAGGACGTCGACGAGGATCGGCGCGACGTCGTGCTCGCCGGTGTCGTCGACGGCCAGCACGCCCTTCGGCCCCTGCTTGACGACGGCGACGGCGACGCCGTGGTCGTCGCGCAGAGCGGCCGCGGCCGCACGCGGGTCGCGGGTGCCGACCGCCGTCTCGCACTCGTCGAGATTGCCGACGGCGTGGGTGACGTGGGCGAGCGCCTCCTGGACGACCGGCCGGGCCGCCTCGCGGGAGTCCCAGAACATCGGCCGCCAGTCGAGGTCGAGGACGGTGATGCCGTTCTTCCCGCGGGCGCGCAGGGCGGCCAGGGTCGCCGACCGGCTGGGCTCCTGGCAGAGCCCGGTCACCGTCACCCAGAAGATGCCCGCACCCCGGACGGCGTCGAGATCCAGCTGGCTCGCGGTGAGCTGGAGATCCGGCGCCGTCGGCGTGCGGCCGTAGAAGTAGATCGGGAAGTCGTCGGGTGGGAAGATCTCGCAGAGCGTGACGGGCGTGGCCAGGCCGTCGACCGCCGTGACGAACCGGTCGTCGACGCCGTAGCCCTTCAGCGCCTTGTGTACGAACCGGCCGAGCGGGTCGTCGCCGGTCCGGGTGACGACGGCGGAGCGGCGGCCGTGCCGGGCGGCCGCGACGGCGACGTTGGTGGCCGAGCCGCCGAGGTACTTGGTGAACGTCGTGACGTCCTCCAGACCGACGCCCGCCTGATTGGGATAGATGTCGACGCCGACCCGGCCCATGGTCAGCACCTCGATCGGCTGGTTCACGCCCGGACCTCGCTGATCCGCACCGGCCGGTTCTCGCGGCGCGAGAGGGTGGCGGCCTCGGCGACGTAGAAGCTCTCCAGCGCGTCGGCGACGGTGCACGGGCTCTCGCGCTCGCCGCGCGCGACGTCGACGAAGGCGGCGATCTCGGCCTCGTAGGCGGGCCGGAACCGGGACCAGAACTCGCGGAACGGCTGGTCGGCCGGGAAGGTCACGCCCGGCTCGGCGGAGGTCAGCGCGGCGTGGTCGTCGAGGCCGACGGCGTACGTGCCGGCCGTGCCCGCGACCTCCATGCGCACGTCGTAGCCGGCGCCGTTGTACCGCGACCCTTGCAGCGTCGCGAGCGTGCCGTCGTCGAGGGTGAGGACGGCCGCGGACTCGTCGACGTCGCCGCTGGTGGCGAAGACCTCGGCGCCGCGGTTCGCACCTGTCGCGTACACCGTCACGACCTCGCGGCCGGTCACCCAGCGCAGCACGTCGAAGTCATGGATATGGCAGTCGCGGAAGATGCCGCCGGAGGTGGGGACGTACGACGGGTGCGGCGGCTCGGCGTCGGCGGTGATCAGGTGAACGCGGCGGACCTCGCCGAGGGTGCCGTCGCGCACCGCCGCGCGGGCGGCGACGTAGCCGGCGTCGAAGCGGCGCTGGAAGCCGATCTGGGTGGGGACGTTCGCGGCCTCGACGGCGGCCAGGACGGCGAGCGTGCCGGCGACGTCGGCCGCGACCGGCTTCTCGCAGAACACCGGCAGCCCCGCCTCGGCGGCGGCGATCATCAGCTCGGCGTGGGCGGACGTCGCGGCGGCGATGACGACGGCGTCGACCCGTTCGAAGGCCTCGCGCACGGTCGCGACGGCCTCGACCCCGAGCTCGTCGGCGACCTTCCGGGCCCGCACCCCGTCGGCGTCGGCCACCCGCACCGTCGTGACGGCCGGATGGTCGCGGACGACCTGCGCGTGTGCCGCTCCGATGCGGCCTACCCCCACGAACCCCACGCGCATGGACGCTCCCTCCGTTTGTCCTGACAAACTAACATGCTGACGAAATCGGCCGAGTCCATGTCCTGCGATCCGGACGGCCTCCGCCGGTCTATCGTGGAAGCGCATTCCTCCACGAGGACAGGAGATCCATGGCCGAGCAACCGCGCGGTTCGGTCACACTGATGGACGTCGCCGCCCGGGCCGGGGTCTCGTTGGCCACGGCGTCGCGCGCCCTGAACGGCAGCACGCGCAAGGTCGGCGACGACCTCCGCGAGCGCGTTCTCGCCGCCGCCCGCAGCCTCAACTACGCCCCCAACGCGCAGGCGCAGGCCATGGCGCGCGGCCGCACCAATGTCGTCGGCCTGGTGGTGCACGACATCGCCGACCCGTACTTCTCCTCCATCGCCGCCGGCGTCATGGAGGCCGCCGAGGGCCACCAGGTGCTGGTCACGCTCGGCAGCACGCTGCGCAGTCCCGGCCGCGAGGTTGACTACCTCGTGGCGCTACGGGGGCAGCGCAGCCGCGCGGTCATCCTCGCCGGCAGCCGCATGGACGACAGCACCGTCGCCGACGCGCTGCGCCGCGAGATCGACATCTTCGAGAACGACGGCGGCATCGTCGTCGCCATCTCGCAGAAGCAGCTCCCCGTCGACACCGTCGTCATCGAGAACCGCCTCGGCGCCCGCGACCTCGCCGCCTCGCTGGTCGACCTGGGGTATCGCCGCTTCGGCGTGCTCGCCGGACCCGACGCCATGCTCACCGCGCGCGACCGCGTCCACGGCTTCCGCGAGGGCCTCGGCCGCGCCGGCATCGACCTCGACCCCGCCTTCGTCGTCCACGGCGCGTTCACCCGCGACGGCGGCCACCAGGCCATGGGCTCGCTCCTCGGCGCCGTCAGCGCCGGCGACCTCGACTGCGTCTTCGCCGTCAACGACGTCATGGCCGTCGGCGCCATGGTCGCCTGCCGCGAGAACGGGCTGACGGTGCCGCAGGACCTCGGCCTGGCCGGGTTCGACGACATCAGCACCCTGCGCGACATCAACCCGGCCCTGACCACGGTGCGGCTGCCGCTCGAGAAGGTCGGCGCCACGGCCTTCGAGCTCGTCGTCAGCGCCGCCGAGCGGACCAAGGCCCGCACCCGGCGCATCAAGGGCGAGGTCGTCCTCCGTCAGAGCACCCGCCCAGCCGTCACGCCGTAGCGCGGGCGCCGAGCCGGGGCGCACTCACTGTTGATCATGGAGAAGGGCGGCTTCCGAGACGCCGTTGAGCCGACTGCCGAGCCACAGTGCGACCCCGGCCAGCGCGGCCCCGAGCACCGCGCCGAGGGTGTTCGAGAGCCAGTCGTTCGTCGAGCAGGACCGGCCGAGGGCCGGGACGAGCGCCTGCACCAGCTCGATCAGCGCCGAGAGGGCGCTCGCGGCGAGCAGCGCCGCGACCGGGCGCCGGGTGAGGACGCCGGCGAGCAGCACCAGGGGCGCGAACAGGACGACGTTGGCCATCAGCTCGACGGCGCCGAGCGTGGGCACGGACCACTCGACCGCGCACCCGGCGTCGAGCTCGCGGCTGGTGGGCACCAGCGTGAGCATCGCGACCGGCACCAGCGACAGCCCGAGCAGTACGCGCGTCACCCGCGGCCGCCGGACCAGCCACGCTCCGGCGAGCGGCCCCAGGACGACCAGCACGACGAGCGCCGTCGTCGTCATCCAGGGATGTTCGACGAGGACGGTACTGATCACGGCCCGCACTCTACGTGGCGGCATCGGCGCCCACGGGCCGAACGCACACACGGGTAAGCGCCTTCCCACCTGCGCCGACCATTTGGCCAGGTGGGACGACTAATTCCGCTCCGGTGGGGCTGTCGCGAGCGGCCCGGAGCGTTCCACACCGCTCCGACCTGGCGTCATTCCCTGCACGAGAGAGGTTGCGCGCCCGCGCCGGGACACCGTACGGTGTGTGGGCAAGCGCTTTCCCGCAGGCGGGCGCCGTCCTCTGGAGGTGGCATGGCAGTCAAGTCGCTCGGTGTCGTGATGAACGGCGTCACCGGCCGGATGGGATACCGGCAGCACCTGGTCCGGTCGATCATCGCGATCAACGAGCAGGGTGGGGTCGAGCTGTCCGACGGCTCCCGCGTCACGCTCGATCCGGTGCTGGTCGGCCGCAACGAGGAGAAGCTGCGCGACATCGCGACGCGGCACGGCCTCGAGCGCTGGACCACCGACCTCGACGCCGCGCTCAGCGACGCCGCCAACGTCGTCTACTTCGACGCCCAGCTCACGTCCGTGCGCGAGGAGGCGATCGTCAAGGCGATCGAGGCCGGCAAGCACATCTACACCGAGAAGCCGGTGTCCGAGACCGTCGACGGCGCGCTCGCCCTGGCCAAGCAGGCCAAGGTCGCCGGTGTGAAGAACGGCGTCGTGCACGACAAGCTGTTCCTGCCCGGCCTGCTCAAGCTGCGCCGGCTGATCGAGAGCGGGTTCTTCGGCCGCATCCTGTCGGTGCGTGGCGAGTTCGGCTACTGGGTGTTCGAGGGCGACTGGCAGGAGGCGCAGCGGCCGAGCTGGAACTACCGCAGCGAGGACGGCGGCGGCATCGTCGTCGACATGTTCTGCCACTGGGACTACGTGCTGACGAACCTCTTCGGCCGGGTCGAGGCGGTCACCGCGCGCGCCGTCACGCACATCCCGGAGCGCTGGGACGAGCGCGGCGAGCGCTACGACGTCACGGCCGACGACGCCGCGTACGCGATCTTCGAGCTGGCCGGCGGCGTGGTCGCGCAGTTCAACTCGTCGTGGGCGGTCCGCGTGCACCGCGACGAGCTGCTCGAGCTGCAGGTCGACGGCACCCTCGGCAGCGCCGTCGCCGGCCTGCACCACTGCGTCATCCAGCCGCGCACCGCCACCCCGCGGCCCACGTGGAACCCCGATCTCGCCGACGAGCAGCGCTACCGCGACCAGTGGCAGGACGTCCCCGACAACTCACCGCCGCAGAACGGGTTCAAGGCACAGTGGGAGCAGTTCGTGCGGCACGTGACGGAGGACGCGCCGCACCCCTACGACTTCCTCGCCGGGGCGCGCGGCGTGCGGCTGGCCCAGGCCGGGCTGCAGTCCTCCGCCGACGGCTGCCGGGTCGAGCTGCCGGAGCTGTCCCTGTGAGCGGCGACGGCGTCAGCGTGCGGTTGCCGGGACGGACCCACGTCATGGCGGAGCCGCGCGCGTGGTCTCGACCCGACGGGCCGCTGACGTCGCGGATGGCGTTCGCCGCCGCCCACGTCGTCGCCGATCCGCTCGGCGAGAACCGGCCGGGAGCTCCCGCCGTCGTCGACTGGGAGCACACGCTGGGGTTCCGGCGGCACCTGTGGTCGTACGGGCTGGGCGTCGCCGAGGCGATGGACACCGCGCAGCGCGGCATGGGCCTCGACTGGGCCGCCACGCAGGAGCTGATCCGGCGCAGCGCGGCCGAGGCGCGCGCCGTCGGCGGCCGGATCGCGGCGGGTGCCGGGACCGACCAGCTGGCCGGCGCCGCCGCGGGGCTCGACGAGGTCGCGGCCGCGTACGAGGAGCAGCTCGCCGTCGTCGAGGACGCGGGCGCGCAGGTCATCCTCATGGCCAGCCGGCAGCTGGCCGCCGTCGCCACCGGCCCGGACGACTATCGGAAGATCTACGACCGGCTGCTCGCGCAGGTGTCGTCGCCGGTGATCCTGCACTGGCTGGGACCGATGTTCGACCCCGCGCTGGCCGGCTACTGGGGCGCTGGGGATGTGGCCGTCGCGGCCGATCACGTGGTGGCGCTGATCTCGGACCACGCGTCGAAGGTCGACGGCATCAAGGTCTCGCTGCTGGACGCCCGGTTCGAGGAGGGCCTGCGGGCGCGACTGCTGCCGCTCGGCGTGCGTCTCTACACCGGCGACGACTTCGACTACCCAACACTGATCCGCGGCGACGCGGCCGGGCACTCGGACGCGCTGCTCGGGATCTTCGCGGCCATCGCGCCGGCGGCGTCGGCGGCGCTGCAGGCACTGGACCGCGGCGACCTGGCCGCCTACGACGCCGCCTTCGCGCCGACGGTGCCGCTGGCCCGGCACGTGTTCGGCGCGCCGACCTATTACTACAAGACCGGCATCGCGTTCCTGTCCTGGCTGTCCGGGCTGCAGCCGGGGTTCGTCATGGTCGGCGGGCTGCAGAGCGCACGGTCGCTCCCCCACCTGGTGACGACGTTCGAGCTGGCGGACGCGGCGGGGTTGTTCCCCGATCCTCCGCTGGCGGCGGCGCGGCTGTCGTCGTTGCTGGCGACGTACGGGGTGGCGTGATGGACCGGCTGTCGCTGAACCAGCGGACCACCGAACGCTGGTCCGTCGCCGAGGCCGTCGACGGCTGCGTGCGGGCCGGGCTGCAGTGGATCGGCCTGTGGCGCGAGCCGGTGCAGGCCTGTGGCGTTGCGCAAGCGGCGCGGCTGGTCGCCGACGCCGGGCTGCGGGTGTCGTCGCTCTGCCGGGGCGGCTTCATCACGGCTTTCCCGGGGTCGTCGCGCGACGCCGCCCTCGACGACAACCGGCGAGCCATCGACGAGGCGGCCGCGCTCGGGGCGGAGTGCCTGGTGCTGGTGGTCGGCGGCCTGCCTGACGGGTCGCGGGACCTGGCGGGGGCGCGGTCGCGGGTGGCGGACGGCGTGGGTGCGCTGGTTCCGTACGCGGAGGCTTCGGGGGTGCGGCTGGCGCTGGAGCCCATGCATCCGCTGTACTGCGCGGATCGTGGCGTGCTGTCGACGCTCGACCAGGCCCTGGACATGGCGGCCCCCTTCGCGCCGTCCTCGGTCGGC
This genomic window contains:
- a CDS encoding dihydrodipicolinate synthase family protein, which gives rise to MAEPRAWSRPDGPLTSRMAFAAAHVVADPLGENRPGAPAVVDWEHTLGFRRHLWSYGLGVAEAMDTAQRGMGLDWAATQELIRRSAAEARAVGGRIAAGAGTDQLAGAAAGLDEVAAAYEEQLAVVEDAGAQVILMASRQLAAVATGPDDYRKIYDRLLAQVSSPVILHWLGPMFDPALAGYWGAGDVAVAADHVVALISDHASKVDGIKVSLLDARFEEGLRARLLPLGVRLYTGDDFDYPTLIRGDAAGHSDALLGIFAAIAPAASAALQALDRGDLAAYDAAFAPTVPLARHVFGAPTYYYKTGIAFLSWLSGLQPGFVMVGGLQSARSLPHLVTTFELADAAGLFPDPPLAAARLSSLLATYGVA
- a CDS encoding sugar phosphate isomerase/epimerase family protein, whose translation is MDRLSLNQRTTERWSVAEAVDGCVRAGLQWIGLWREPVQACGVAQAARLVADAGLRVSSLCRGGFITAFPGSSRDAALDDNRRAIDEAAALGAECLVLVVGGLPDGSRDLAGARSRVADGVGALVPYAEASGVRLALEPMHPLYCADRGVLSTLDQALDMAAPFAPSSVGVVVDTFHVWWDPVVEAAIARAAGRIASFQVCDWITPFPADALLSRGMMGDGHIDFRHFRRLVEAAGYDGPIEVEIFNADLWAADPDEVVALMRKRYEEHVLG